A single genomic interval of Panthera uncia isolate 11264 chromosome A1 unlocalized genomic scaffold, Puncia_PCG_1.0 HiC_scaffold_17, whole genome shotgun sequence harbors:
- the RPS23 gene encoding 40S ribosomal protein S23, translated as MGKCRGLRTARKLRSHRRDQKWHDKQYKKAHLGTALKANPFGGASHAKGIVLEKVGVEAKQPNSAIRKCVRVQLIKNGKKITAFVPNDGCLNFIEENDEVLVAGFGRKGHAVGDIPGVRFKVVKVANVSLLALYKGKKERPRS; from the exons ATGG GCAAGTGTCGTGGTCTTCGTACTGCCAGGAAGCTCCGTAGCCACCGACGAGATCAGAAGTGGCATGATAAACAGTACAAGAAAGCCCATTTGGGCACAGCCCTGAAGGCCAACCCTTTTGGAGGCGCTTCCCACGCGAAAGGAATTGTGCTGGAAAAAGT AGGGGTTGAAGCCAAACAGCCAAATTCTGCCATCAGGAAGTGTGTCAGGGTCCAGCTGATCAAGAATGGCAAGAAAATCACTGCCTTTGTACCCAATGATGGttgtttgaattttattgag GAAAACGATGAGGTTCTGGTTGCTGGATTTGGTCGCAAAGGTCATGCTGTTGGTGACATTCCTGGAGTTCGCTTTAAGGTCGTCAAAGTAGCCAATGTCTCTCTTTTGGCCTTatacaaaggcaagaaggaaagacCAAGATCTTAA